Proteins encoded within one genomic window of Citrobacter amalonaticus Y19:
- a CDS encoding IS5-like element IS5 family transposase — protein sequence MSHQLTFADSEFSSKRRQTRKEIFLSRMEQILPWQNMVEVIEPFYPKAGNGRRPYPLETMLRIHCMQHWYNLSDGAMEDALYEIASMRLFARLSLDSALPDRTTIMNFRHLLEQHQLARQLFKTINRWLAEAGVMMTQGTLVDATIIEAPSSTKNKEQQRDPEMHQTKKGNQWHFGMKAHIGVDAKSGLTHSLVTTAANEHDLNQLGNLLHGEEQFVSADAGYQGAPQREELAEVDVDWLIAERPGKVRTLKQHPRKNKTAINIEYMKASIRAKVEHPFRIIKRQFGFVKARYKGLLKNDNQLAMLFTLANLFRADQMIRQWERSH from the coding sequence ATGAGTCATCAACTCACCTTCGCCGACAGTGAATTCAGCAGTAAGCGCCGTCAGACCAGAAAAGAGATTTTCTTGTCCCGCATGGAGCAGATTCTGCCATGGCAAAACATGGTGGAAGTCATCGAGCCGTTTTACCCCAAGGCTGGTAATGGCCGGCGACCTTATCCGCTGGAAACCATGCTACGCATTCACTGCATGCAGCATTGGTACAACCTGAGCGATGGCGCGATGGAAGATGCTCTGTACGAAATCGCCTCCATGCGTCTGTTTGCCCGGTTATCCCTGGATAGCGCCCTGCCGGACCGCACCACCATCATGAATTTCCGCCACCTGCTGGAGCAGCATCAACTGGCCCGCCAATTGTTCAAGACCATCAATCGCTGGCTGGCCGAAGCAGGCGTCATGATGACCCAAGGCACCTTGGTCGATGCCACCATCATTGAGGCACCCAGCTCGACCAAGAACAAAGAGCAGCAACGCGATCCGGAGATGCATCAGACCAAGAAAGGCAATCAGTGGCACTTTGGCATGAAGGCCCACATTGGTGTCGATGCCAAGAGTGGCCTGACCCACAGCCTAGTCACCACCGCGGCCAACGAGCATGACCTCAATCAGCTGGGTAATCTGCTGCATGGAGAGGAGCAATTTGTCTCAGCCGATGCCGGCTACCAAGGGGCGCCACAGCGCGAGGAGCTGGCCGAGGTGGATGTGGACTGGCTGATCGCCGAGCGCCCCGGCAAGGTAAGAACCTTGAAACAGCATCCACGCAAGAACAAAACGGCCATCAACATCGAATACATGAAAGCCAGCATCCGGGCCAAGGTGGAGCACCCATTTCGCATCATCAAGCGACAGTTCGGCTTCGTGAAAGCCAGATACAAGGGGTTGCTGAAAAACGATAACCAACTGGCGATGTTATTCACGCTGGCCAACCTGTTTCGGGCGGACCAAATGATACGTCAGTGGGAGAGATCTCACTAA
- a CDS encoding DMSO/selenate family reductase complex A subunit, giving the protein MEIKKWLNTTLSRRDAVTGTAKIGAAVALSNAITLPFSASAQAETTTTSTQGGTGETVRHSACLVNCGSRCPLKVIVKDDRIVRIEPEDAKDDAVFGEHQIRPCLRGRSSRWRVYSPDRIKYPMKRVGKRGEGKFKRISWDEATAFIAAELKRVTEKYGREAIYYNYQSGAYYHTQGTPAWKRLLNLTGGYLNYHNTYSTAQIATATPYTHGVYVGSHFTQIAHSDLVVLFGLNLSETRMSGGGQVEELRRALEASKARVIIIDPRYTDSVITEHAEWLPIHPTTDAALVAGIAHTLITEQLINEAEVNKYCVGYDSSTLPEGAAPNASYKDYVTGKGDDGIAKTPEWAADITGIPATRIRQLAREIASARACYICQGWGPQRHANGEQTVRAIQTLPALTGHFGLPGTNNGNWPYGTPYGVPLLPILTNPIKTSIPCYLWTDAIQRPEVMTATTMGVKGADKLKTGIKLFFNQAGNTLLNQHGETNRTRKILADESLCETIIVIENHMTPSAKYADLLLPETSYLEAEDLVDSSYAAGSHNYMIALQKTVTPMWEVRSTYDICADIAGHLGLREQYTEGRTQAQWAEMHYQQIREKRPYLPEWPVAKTMGVIDQRTATDKQSLAFADFRADAVANPLTTPSGKIEIYSQALADLAKAWTLPEGDRIPAVPEFCEVKESHLNKVLTAKYPLQLSGFHTKGHTHSTYTNVLMLHEAVPDEVWINPIDASARQLNSGDLVHVFNDRGVVAIPCKVTQRILPGVVAMPQGAWTRLDSNGVDVGGCINTLTSHLPSPLAKGNPQHTNLVEIKRA; this is encoded by the coding sequence ATGGAAATAAAAAAGTGGCTTAACACAACACTATCCCGACGGGATGCGGTGACCGGCACCGCAAAAATAGGTGCCGCCGTTGCGCTCAGTAACGCAATTACGTTGCCTTTCTCTGCCAGCGCACAGGCCGAAACGACCACGACATCAACGCAAGGCGGTACTGGTGAAACCGTTCGCCACAGCGCCTGTCTGGTTAACTGCGGCAGTCGTTGCCCGCTGAAAGTGATCGTTAAAGATGATCGCATTGTCCGTATTGAACCGGAAGACGCAAAAGACGACGCGGTATTTGGCGAGCACCAGATTCGTCCGTGTTTGCGCGGACGTTCCAGTCGCTGGCGGGTATATAGTCCGGACCGGATTAAATATCCGATGAAACGCGTCGGTAAACGCGGCGAAGGGAAATTCAAACGTATTTCCTGGGATGAAGCGACCGCATTTATCGCGGCAGAATTAAAACGCGTGACGGAAAAATATGGCCGTGAAGCCATTTATTATAATTATCAGTCAGGCGCGTATTACCATACCCAGGGAACACCTGCCTGGAAACGCCTGTTGAATCTCACTGGCGGCTATTTAAATTACCATAACACCTATTCCACCGCGCAAATTGCCACCGCCACGCCATACACCCATGGCGTTTATGTCGGGAGCCACTTTACCCAAATTGCCCATTCCGATCTGGTCGTGCTGTTTGGTCTGAATTTGTCTGAAACGCGCATGTCCGGTGGCGGACAGGTGGAAGAGTTACGCCGTGCGCTGGAAGCCTCAAAGGCGCGGGTGATTATTATCGATCCGCGCTATACCGACTCGGTGATTACCGAGCATGCCGAGTGGCTGCCGATTCACCCGACGACCGATGCTGCGCTGGTGGCCGGTATCGCGCACACGCTGATTACCGAACAGTTAATTAATGAAGCTGAGGTGAATAAGTACTGCGTGGGTTATGACAGCAGCACGCTGCCCGAAGGCGCTGCGCCGAATGCCAGTTATAAAGACTACGTAACCGGTAAGGGCGATGACGGTATCGCTAAAACCCCAGAATGGGCGGCGGATATCACCGGTATTCCGGCAACGCGCATTCGCCAACTGGCGCGCGAGATCGCCTCGGCCCGCGCCTGCTACATTTGTCAGGGCTGGGGGCCGCAGCGTCATGCCAACGGCGAGCAAACCGTGCGCGCCATTCAGACACTGCCTGCGCTGACGGGCCACTTTGGCCTGCCGGGAACCAACAACGGCAACTGGCCTTATGGTACCCCGTATGGCGTGCCGCTGTTACCGATTTTGACCAACCCAATCAAAACCTCTATCCCGTGCTATCTCTGGACGGATGCGATTCAACGTCCGGAAGTCATGACGGCCACCACGATGGGCGTGAAAGGGGCGGACAAACTGAAAACCGGCATCAAGCTGTTCTTCAACCAGGCCGGTAATACGTTGTTGAACCAGCACGGTGAAACCAACCGTACGCGTAAAATTCTCGCGGATGAAAGCTTGTGCGAAACCATTATCGTCATTGAAAACCACATGACGCCGAGCGCGAAGTACGCCGATCTCCTGCTGCCGGAAACCAGCTATCTCGAAGCGGAAGATCTGGTGGACAGCTCTTATGCCGCGGGTTCTCACAACTACATGATCGCCCTACAAAAAACGGTCACGCCGATGTGGGAGGTGCGTAGCACTTACGATATCTGTGCCGATATCGCCGGGCATCTGGGCTTGCGCGAGCAGTACACCGAAGGACGTACGCAGGCGCAGTGGGCAGAAATGCACTATCAGCAGATCCGCGAAAAACGTCCGTACCTGCCGGAATGGCCGGTAGCAAAAACGATGGGGGTTATCGACCAGCGCACCGCGACGGACAAACAGAGCCTGGCGTTTGCTGATTTTCGCGCCGATGCCGTGGCGAATCCACTGACTACGCCATCCGGTAAGATTGAGATCTACTCGCAGGCGCTGGCCGATCTCGCCAAAGCGTGGACGTTGCCGGAAGGCGATCGCATCCCGGCGGTGCCGGAGTTCTGCGAAGTGAAAGAGTCGCACCTGAACAAAGTGCTGACCGCGAAATATCCGCTTCAACTGAGCGGTTTTCATACTAAAGGCCATACCCACTCAACCTATACCAACGTGCTGATGCTGCATGAAGCGGTACCGGATGAAGTGTGGATCAACCCGATAGATGCCAGCGCGCGTCAACTGAACTCAGGCGATCTGGTGCATGTGTTCAACGATCGCGGCGTGGTGGCGATCCCTTGCAAGGTGACTCAGCGTATTCTCCCGGGCGTGGTGGCGATGCCGCAGGGGGCGTGGACCCGTCTGGACAGCAACGGTGTGGACGTTGGCGGGTGCATCAACACCCTGACCAGTCATCTGCCGTCGCCGCTGGCGAAAGGGAATCCGCAGCATACCAACCTGGTTGAAATCAAACGCGCTTAA
- a CDS encoding nickel/cobalt transporter, translating into MIASGRHHSLRLSLAGLLTLTLFGVGYTLHLHWGAFIQWCLATQITLHRYLVMYLLQLNNHQYSGGFWLLTGAFLYGVLHAVGPGHGKFIVTTYLSTNKESLLAARVVPFVGSLMQGVSAILFVFILAIGFNLASGDLSTSRWYVEKISALLIAGFGAFMIYHALKSLRPITFTRFTPLHSHDEKCGCGHHGVGQTLVDGNWKTRLGVILAIGARPCSGAIMILLFSNALGIVTWGIAAVMTMSFGTALSIMGLSLAVRYARNQTLSWFGTGHPALKWLAPAARIVGGVVLILFATILFLTVIPISANGDYIAAGC; encoded by the coding sequence ATGATCGCATCCGGACGCCATCACTCTCTGCGCCTTTCGCTGGCAGGACTCCTGACCCTGACACTGTTCGGGGTAGGCTATACTCTGCATCTTCACTGGGGGGCATTCATCCAATGGTGTCTGGCGACGCAAATCACGCTGCATCGTTACCTGGTGATGTACCTGTTGCAGTTGAATAATCATCAATACAGCGGTGGTTTCTGGTTACTGACGGGGGCTTTTCTGTACGGCGTGCTGCATGCCGTCGGGCCGGGACATGGAAAGTTCATCGTGACGACTTATCTGAGCACCAATAAGGAGAGCCTGCTGGCTGCGCGGGTCGTGCCTTTTGTTGGCAGCCTGATGCAAGGCGTCAGCGCGATTCTGTTTGTGTTTATCCTCGCGATTGGCTTTAACCTGGCATCTGGTGATTTGAGCACCAGCCGGTGGTACGTTGAGAAAATCAGTGCGCTGCTGATCGCCGGGTTTGGCGCTTTTATGATCTATCATGCTTTAAAATCCCTGCGTCCCATCACCTTCACCCGGTTTACGCCCCTGCATAGCCATGATGAGAAGTGCGGCTGCGGGCATCACGGCGTCGGGCAGACGCTGGTGGACGGCAACTGGAAAACCCGACTGGGGGTGATTCTCGCCATCGGCGCCCGGCCATGCAGTGGGGCGATCATGATCCTGTTATTTTCCAACGCCCTCGGCATCGTCACCTGGGGCATTGCGGCGGTGATGACCATGTCCTTTGGCACCGCGCTGTCAATCATGGGGCTGTCCCTGGCGGTGCGCTATGCCCGAAATCAGACGCTCTCATGGTTCGGCACAGGACATCCGGCCCTGAAATGGCTGGCACCTGCAGCCAGAATTGTCGGGGGCGTGGTGCTGATTCTTTTTGCCACAATCCTGTTCTTAACGGTGATCCCGATTAGCGCCAATGGCGATTATATTGCCGCAGGTTGCTGA
- a CDS encoding sensor histidine kinase — translation MRHSLPCRTLRTRPMKLGTTVILMVSAVLFSVLLVVHLFYFSQISHMTRDALANKALAVARTLADSPEIREGLMKKPEDSGIQAIAEAVRKRNDMLFIVVTDMKSLRYSHPEAQRIGQPFKGDDILRALDGKENIAINRGFLAQALRVFTPIYDDNHRQIGVVAIGQELSRVTEQINNSRGSIIWSVLFGVLVGLLGTWGLVKVLKRILFGLEPYEISTLFEQRQAMLQSIKEGVIAVDDKGEVTLINDAAQELLNYRKSQDDPQFSTLSHAWSQVVDLSEVLRDGTPHRDEEINIKDRLLLINTVPVRSGGKIIGAISTFRDKTEVRQLMQRLDGMVNYADSLRERSHEFMNKLHVILGLLHLKSYKQLEDYIIRTANNYQEEIGSLLGKIRSPVIAGFLLSKINRTSDSGHKLVISHDSQLPDSGNEDQIAVLITALGNLIENAIDALAQQSGGEINVSLYYRNGWLHCEVSDDGPGIEPHRLDAIFEKGVSSKGTERGVGLALVKQQVESLGGNIFVESEPGVFTQFFVQIPWDGERAST, via the coding sequence ATGAGACACTCTCTGCCTTGCCGCACGCTACGTACACGGCCGATGAAACTCGGTACGACGGTAATATTGATGGTCAGCGCCGTGTTGTTTTCTGTCTTGCTGGTCGTACACCTGTTCTACTTCTCACAAATCAGCCACATGACGCGTGATGCCCTGGCTAACAAGGCGCTGGCCGTTGCCCGAACGCTGGCCGATTCGCCGGAGATCCGCGAAGGGTTGATGAAAAAACCTGAGGATAGCGGGATTCAGGCGATTGCCGAAGCGGTGCGCAAGCGTAACGATATGCTGTTTATTGTCGTTACCGACATGAAAAGCCTGCGTTATTCCCACCCGGAAGCCCAGCGCATCGGGCAGCCATTTAAAGGTGACGATATTTTGCGGGCGTTAGATGGCAAAGAGAATATCGCCATCAACCGGGGCTTTCTCGCCCAGGCGCTGCGCGTTTTCACCCCCATTTATGACGACAATCACCGCCAGATTGGAGTGGTCGCGATCGGTCAGGAACTGAGTCGGGTCACCGAACAGATTAACAACAGCCGTGGCAGTATTATCTGGTCCGTACTTTTTGGCGTACTGGTTGGCCTGCTGGGTACCTGGGGGCTGGTGAAAGTGCTCAAGCGCATCCTGTTTGGTCTGGAGCCGTATGAGATTTCCACCCTGTTTGAACAGCGCCAGGCGATGCTACAGTCGATCAAGGAAGGGGTGATCGCCGTTGACGACAAAGGCGAAGTGACGTTAATCAACGATGCCGCCCAGGAGTTGCTGAACTACCGTAAGTCACAGGACGATCCCCAGTTTTCCACGCTCAGCCACGCCTGGTCGCAGGTGGTGGATCTCAGCGAAGTTTTGCGCGACGGTACGCCGCACCGCGATGAAGAGATCAACATCAAAGACCGGTTGCTGCTCATTAATACCGTTCCGGTTCGCAGCGGCGGCAAGATTATTGGCGCGATCTCCACCTTCAGGGATAAAACGGAAGTTCGCCAGTTGATGCAGCGACTCGATGGCATGGTGAACTATGCCGACTCACTCCGTGAACGATCCCACGAATTCATGAATAAATTACATGTGATTCTGGGATTGTTACATCTGAAGAGTTATAAGCAACTGGAAGACTATATTATTAGAACGGCTAATAACTATCAGGAAGAGATCGGCTCACTGTTAGGCAAAATTAGATCGCCGGTCATTGCGGGCTTTTTACTCAGTAAGATTAATCGCACATCCGATTCAGGGCACAAACTGGTGATTAGCCATGACAGCCAATTACCGGACAGCGGCAATGAAGATCAAATTGCGGTATTGATTACCGCGCTCGGAAATCTGATTGAAAACGCAATCGACGCGTTAGCACAGCAGTCAGGAGGTGAAATCAACGTCTCCTTATACTATCGCAATGGCTGGTTGCATTGTGAAGTGAGTGACGATGGTCCCGGCATCGAACCGCACCGCCTCGACGCGATTTTTGAGAAAGGCGTCTCGTCGAAAGGAACTGAACGCGGCGTCGGTTTAGCGCTTGTTAAACAACAAGTTGAAAGTCTTGGCGGCAATATTTTTGTGGAATCCGAACCTGGCGTTTTCACACAATTTTTTGTACAAATACCCTGGGATGGGGAGAGGGCCAGCACATGA